The Loxodonta africana isolate mLoxAfr1 chromosome 5, mLoxAfr1.hap2, whole genome shotgun sequence region GGGAAAAACAAGTTTACTGGTTGTTTTTGTTCCTGATGCAATATAAAACAACGttgaacagaataaagaataatTCAGTACAAAATGCACTAATAAACCAACCACAGCCTCACAGAGTTTAAAGGCTTGTTGTGAGCTGCCCATCCCTACAATGCCAGGGATGGATTGCACTGTAGTTTTCAGAAATGAGGATTTACATACTTCGATCAATCTAGGTGATTTGGGGCCCAGAAGGAATGAGTCTCAAAAGGGAGCTAAAGTAGACTAATGGCTCTAGAAAAATCACCTCTCCAAAGAAAGTCACTATTTGCCGGATAATTCAATGAGCCTCTCTACGTTTGTAGTCACTCACTGCATTAGTGAAACCCTCTCTTGGGAACATATCCAAAGCATAAGTGAGTCATGGTCATAGAGGAATAAACTAATGAATCAAGGTGATAGTACGTAATTGGACACATAGGGAGATGTGACAAACTCATTTAACCTAAGTTATATAAGCAAGGTTTATTTGGGGACCATCCAAAAATATTTCAGCAATGGGCACGAATGATTTTCTCTATGACTAAATAGATTTTCAGGGAATTAAATTTTGAAGAGGTCCATAGTGTCCTCATATAATTAAGGGCCTTGAAGCTATAAACTGATTAATTTACTCTGATTTTATTGAACCTTGATCAAAAAaggcaacaacaaccaaaaaatcctGCAAGTCCCTTTTACTTTATAATTTTGTGGAGCTATTTGCTTGACAAATATTGGTTCTTTTCCTTCATGACCTGAGTCCTTGGCCTAATGCAGGGGTTTCCAGTCGTTGACTGAGTACACTGTCCTCCAAAGGGAAGGCCTCTACCCATTGGCATCATTGCCTCTTGGGCACCTGAACTGGCATGAAGGGTTCTGAGAGTCCTCACTTCCACCTGAAGATGGACACTTCTTTACTCTTGTGTACTGAGAGAGTAGGTCTATAATCTCTATACTCTGGAGATTTAGGAGCTGAGTGgtgcaatttttttgttgttaagtgccactgagtcgattccgattcatagcaaccccatgcacaagagaatgaaacactgtccggtccagtgtcatcctcataatcgttgatatgtccgagcccattgttgcagccactgtgtcaatccatctagttgaaggtcttcctttttttttttgctgatatatgaagcatgatatccttctccagggactggtcattcctgataacatgtccaaagtaagggagatgaagtctcacaatctttgcttctTAGGAAaaatctggctgtactttttccatgacagatttgttcatttttctggcagtccatggtatattccatattcttctccaacatcataattcaaaggcatcaattcttctccagtcttccttattcattgtccagcttttgcacccACATAACCCACCcataaggcaattaaaaataccatggcttgggttaggcgcaccctagtcctcaaggtgacatctttgctttttaacactttaaagacgtcttttgcagcagatttgcccagtgcaatatgtcatttgatttcttgactgctgcttccatgggcattcattgtagatccaagtaaaataaaatcctttacaccttcaatattttctctgtttatcatgatgttgcttatgggtccagttgtgaggatttttcttttctttatgtagaggtttAATTCACACCAAAGTCTGTAGTCCTTTGATCTTcaaaagtaagtgcttcaagtccccttcatgTTTAAGCAagaaagcaaagttgtatcaCCTGCACATTGcgggtttttaatgagtctttctccaatcctgatcaatgttcttcttcatatagtccagcttctcgaattatttgctcagcatacagattaacttgtctgtcagtttgtcatactgtggaggcttgtgtgttgctgtgaggctgaaagttatgccactggtatttcaaatgcctgcagggtcacccattgtagCCAGACttcagcagaggttccagactaagatagactggaaagaaggacctggtgatctacttctgaaaaaactggccagtgaaaactttacagatagcagtggaacattgtaaTTCCCCTAGTACATAAAATACATTACTCTAACTCTCCCGTTTCCAGAGCTCTTACACTTTCAAAACTGGCACTGATCAAAGACTTCTGGAAAAACAGGCAATTTCAGGCATGTGATGTATTTTAAGTTTCCTCCAAGATTGTAGTTTTAGTATGGATCAAGGTGCATTCAGGTAACTGTCAGGACTTGTAATTTAAAGAATTATGTACAAATATGTATGTTAGATGCCTGTCTCTCCAACAGCTATTTTAAGAATATTCCACAGGCTTCCTAAGGTCAAAATACAGTAACACCACCTAGACTGGGAGATGAAAGTACTTATTTTTTCCAAGGTATTTCTCTGAAAGGCTTTCCATTTTAGCTCTGCCTCTtctggtactaaaaaaaaaaaaaagttgagtctCTCCCCTTGGTTAACTGAAATATGATTCACCCTGTGATTCAACCTCAGACCCCAAAAAGTTCTGTTTTGGATGTTCCTTCATGTTGTTACACAAAGTAAAGTTAAAAGCAGGAATTATTATGAGTCAAGTATATTCATTCCAGCCTTTTAAACACAGCTGTACATAGAACTGAAAACTTACTCAGGTGAAACATGTACTCTGAAGCCTTACTTAGAGAATTACTATTAATGATTTTATTtccataaacccaaaaaccaaacccactgctgtcgagtcgattccgactcttattTCCCTAGCTTTGAAAAATGCTTTCAAAAAAGAAAGAGCAAGTAGGATTTCCTATTTAGCTGGGATATTCAAAACCAATACTGAAGATTATTCCactaattattaaaatataagaTCCAATTCTAACTAAAAAGTAAAAGGACAAACTAATGTCGCCCCCTGCACCCCCCACATTTTTTATACTGAGTTGTGACTGAAACATCATTGAAATGTGTGGCCCAGCTATGGAATCATGAGTTCTGACATGTTAAAATTTATGGTAGTAACAGAGAGGCGGTTAACAACAACTGTCCAGATGAAGATTCAAGTAAACTGAGGTGAAGACTGTACTTCAGGGTGGAGGCCCTGGacaatttctcttttcatgtaCACATCAATAACACTTTGCTCTAAATTAAAGGAGATAGCAAATATCTGAGGCCCAAGCAGACTTTCTTATATTCAGTGTCAGTTCCACACACTAAAAAGAAAAGCACTGAAGTTCAACAAatgtattctttgtttttagcacAAAGCATACTAAGTAAAAGATAACTGGGAACTATGAAGAATATTCTGAGATAAACGTTAAGGAAAATGTTTAGGAATGACTTCAGCTTTTGGAATAAGTTTTCAAAACCATAAAGTTGTATTTGGGGAACTCTTCAGCAAAGATAGGTTGAATTCCTCTAATCTCAAAGCAGCAACCAAATgaaagaatatagcataatttcTCTCTTCTAAAATGATCTTGGCATTTATACTGAAATTCCATTTCACTTTGAATTTTCTTAATTGTATTGACTAAGTTTTGCTGTCTCTATGCTATGCATTGTTCCCCCGTCTTCAGATCAAAAAAGAGATATGGTCAAGCTCTTATTCTCCGTggaaacttaaattttttttttttaatccttctagTTCTAAGATCAACATGGActcttatatttttttaaagcccCTGCTTATGTTTTGCTCAAACTTATATTTTACTTCATTTAATTACTAGAATCTTAGTAGAGAACAAACATTCAAGTGACGAATGAGATGAAAAGGGAAATTGaggggatttatttattttttggaccAACAGCCAGAATTCACACAGGGAAGCAGACATACCCACTTCAGAGCTCTGTCCAATTTTTCAATGTCTTCAAAGTAAAAACACCTGACCTACTACTTCCTGATTCCTGCTATTCCAAAACCAGGAGGCTGAAACCAGTGAACTAAGAGCTTCTTTGTGGTGCCGTGGGAGAAACAGAAGGCACGTTTACTTTAGAAATCTAAAACCCAAACCACACAGACCCAGTTCTAAATTCAGTTTCTCAAACAAACTCTTGTGACTGGACTGCcaataagaaaaaggaaaagaaatgtaaaatttgAGAACTCCTGAACAGAGGCAAACCTTAAATCATGCTATTGCCTGTAGACCAATATAGTCATCACATTATGAGTAACAGGGAAAAGAGCTTCCTGCCCTACCCTTTCCCCTCCTGTCAAGAGcctgaaataaaacaagcatGATAAAGTGAAAGTTATTCCTCTCCAAGTCTCTTTTATCCCATTGCATCATATTAATACCATAGCATTAAGTTCTTGTAATCAGGAACTGCACCTTAAATACATAAACTCTGAATCACCCACCACAGCACTTGCCACTTTCGCACAGagttgctcaataaacatttatttaatattGACTGAATTTATTCAATGTGGTCAACCTTTCTGCTGCTTCTTTCCTTTCATCAAATGCCTCAACAAGACTGACTTTATCAGATAAAGCTGGGAAAGATAATTTCAATTACACATCTGCCCGCTTAAACTAATAGCAACCCTTCAAAAAACATACTAGACCTACTTACTTGTATCTCAGAAACAGCCACTGGGTGATCCACAATCCAACTAATATAATCCCATTTATTTCTGATACAGAAAATGCCCACTTCACCCGATCAATGTAATCAAAAAATTTGTCTGGGAGTGGAGGGCTCAGTTCCTTGGGAGGGACCCTCTCATGTACAACTGTGATCATGACGGTTGTCAAGACCAGGTTGAAGAGAGCGTACACGAAGGCAATGCCTGTTTTCCACCACTCTAGGGGAAATTTGTTCCTTGATTCAGTGGGCATTGCAATTTGGATATAGTCCGGGTACTTTTTGGTACCCTTTCGCAGCCCATTGGATAAACTCTTAGGTTTACCAttgccatttttgttttcttcttcaacAGGTTCAGCAGGTCTTGTATAAGTGCTTGTAGGGTCATTGGTTTGATTTTCCATATGTTCTTCAAGTTTTGCTGTCTCTATGATATCCATTGTCCCTCAGTCAAAAAGGAGATAGTCAAGCTCTTCTTCTTTGTGGAAActtaaatcttttcaattcttctATTTCCAAGATCAGCATGTACTTTTACAACCGGTTTTGTTTTCTAACACAAAATGTAGAGAGTCAGCCATCTGAATTCTGTTCTTCCCACGCAGCTATCTGGTGTACATTTGCCACTTTCAGGAAAGGGAGCCAATTCTCTTTCCCCAAAAGATGTTACTATCCCacctgcaaaaacaaaacaaaactatgttCAGAAAATGTGCTTGTCTGATCATCAACCATCCAAACAATAACATTGTcaaaataaggaaagaaatacCAAAGCCATTCACTTTACAAATACATCGTCAGAACAAAGTTAAAGCTGCTGAGATCaagtttatttataaaatattgaatTGTTTGATCTTGGAATTCTTGTCTCTTTTTGGACTGATGTCAATATAAATAGGAACATTCTAACTAGCAATTCTctttaaaattcttaaaattcCCTTTAAAAGTCAGGACCCAACATCTCAACATTTTATCAGACACTATTACTTGTTGCTAACCATGAAGTCATAATAGGCTAGAACCTACCCAGAGTTCACATCATTCCTTCCTAATGGTGGAGCTTTTCTATGAATCTTAAAGAGTGGAAAGCTGTGATGAGTTGCATTTATGCACTGAATAACTGCTACCCTGCATCTGTCAAAATTGtcaattttctattttattataatGAAACTGGTGTCGGTTTAAGAACACAGTCAAGTTACAGCTACACATTCAAGATATTTACAATGACCCTGCCTCAGTTTATAGTTTTATATTCAGAGATGCACACATAGAGAAGGAGAGCTGGCAGTCTTCAAAATAACACTGCATAAGATACACAAAGTCTTAGCTATGTCTCATTTGGGTACAAGAAGAATTTGCTACTTAAATGATAAAATAGTTTACTACAATTGACATGGAAAATCAGTTAAACATTTTGATAGTGGTGAGCCACCATGATTTCTACTGAACAACAGAAACCAGCATCCAGAGGACCAGCTTGGGGGTACTTACCACAATACTGATGAGGAAAACAGTGCCTTCAGCTTATGCTCCAGAGGCCCCAAGAGCACACACTTCTTTATAACACAGAGCACCACCATCAACTCTTTTATACTTGCCGGCAACACGGCCCCAGCTGTTCTCAATTTAGGAAAGCAGTATTTTAGTCCTGCCTAGGGATCCAGCCACCTGAAGAGGTTTTCAAACCTCGTAATTAGTCCCCACCCTGAGTACGCTACACAACTTAAGCATAATCCTTTGCATTTTAAAGGCCTCCCTTTTGGGGTAACTTCAAGAAAAAATAAGGGGGAGGAAAAACTCAAACCGGTGACAGCTAAGCCTTTATgtaatgaaagaaaaatgaaaaagttaaAATGGCACAGTCGGTATGTAAGGCAATATTTGTTTACAGTTATGGGCGGCAAACAGATCAACCACTAGTGTTTACTGAGGACCTAAACCCCCCAGTACTGAGGAATATGTCAAGGGAATTAAAAGGCATCTTTAAAAAAAGACCTGACCTGAACATTTACTCAAATAGCTTGCAGACTGACTGGAGAGagaaaactaaaacaacaaaAGTACTGGAGGAGACTAAAAGGCATattaagaaaggaaggaaaaggataAGGTGATCACTAGATAAAAACAAAGGTTTATTTGTAACTTATCTCTGCTCTCCTGACAAGATGTGTGCCCCCAAAAGCACTGTCCATTCCTGAGGAAGACAGAACATGAGGAACTTTGGCTTGGTGGAGAAATGGAGGATCATTGGAAGAGGAAAGGCCAGGAGATGGGCAGCAGCTAGAGGTGGTTAATAAAAATTTTAGACATCTCACCTTTCTCTTGCACCTTGGAAAAGCCCCCTGCTAGTAACACATTAGCACCAGGATGAGAAAAGACCAACTGccctctctgtaaaatgggactgacAGATATTCTCTGTTGGGTAAATCACTAGCACAATGTTGTGGGCAGAGTTAAATATGACAAAGAGGTGCCTTAGTAAGGAGATATTTTCCAAACAAACCTTCAACAGCATGGACTACCAGTTCTAACGGAGGTACCAAACACAAGCTCAGCCATTGCTAAATTACCAACTCTAGCCTAATCCACTCATAGCATTTTGCCAAACTATCATCCAAATTTCCGCCAACTTTACTCCACATTTGCTCTTAGCCTGGTGTTCATATGTGGAAGAAGCTTGTGATTTTGAAACACAGTTTCACCAGTGGACATACAGATGGTCTTTAGAAGGCAGCCACCCAGttctagaatacagaatgtagaacagaagaagaaaagccaattagttacttctttttctttttaaagaagaaGCACTCAGCTATCCACCTCATGGGACGACTGACTGTGAGGATGACTGAAATAATTAATCATGAAGAGCTTTGTGCTCTTGGGAATAAGGCTGCTCTGTGACTGCAAAGCCCATTTATTGTCATTAGTACCAGGATTGATATTTTCCTTGGGATTTCATtaagaagattaatatacaaagcaCAATCATCATGCGTCAACCAATCTCGGGACTCGATGTGATGATTACAACATACTCATTTCTATAGTGATCCTTTCCCACCAGTTAAGTGTCTGGAAAAGTGACAAAAGCTATAAAATAGTTCAACTCAATGAATGGCAATCCCATTAGTTTATCTGTTTACAAAGCAAATGAAATGCTTTCCAAGATACCTTACGTTGCAAAATACTGAAAGTTAACCTACATaatattgaaaaaattaaagatctCTACAGACTAATCTCTGATTTGAAGGCAAATGCAAAAATCTGAAAATTTTAGTACAGAAGATATTGTTTTGTTAGTATTTTTTTAAGAACTAAGTATGATTTATTCCAGAATGGGAGGAaagttaaaaataagaaatgattGCAATAAATATGTCACaacataagaaaaagaaaagatatgaTCATCTTGAATGAAGTGAacaaggcatttgataaaattcagtaTTTACTTaactttttggggggggtggggcatTGAATAATAGAATTAGAGCTATATAGGCAGGTTTTTCAATGCCAATATCAGAGTGTTCGTATGTAAAATAAGTCCTAATATCTAGCAGTGTGAATCTTCTTTTGTTGTCCCcctttttatttctaaattaaCTTTAGAATCCTTTTTGGTTAAATTACTGGAAAACATGTTTAGTAGGGATCACTGTACTTCTCTATCTCACTTCTATCACCACTATTATTTAAAGCTGCTTTAAAAGTTCTAGTcaataaaccaagaaaaagaaaacaccaagtaATTattgaaaaacagaagagaaaaagtTAACTTGGAAATAATTGTCTACCTCAAAAATCCAAGATTCAACTGGAAGGCTAAGGTTCTGTTTAcaaactaaacacacacacacacacacacacacacagctctcTTATAGAACAAGTAATAACCAGTTAGAAAAgctaataaaaatgttaaatactTAATAGCTACTACAACAATAACATAAAAATGCCCTCAAACCCTaataattaaaaggaaagatTCTGAGTTTATATGAAGAAATAAGTTATATCATGTTCACAGAAGAGAAATCTAAATTTTATACTATAACAGATTTGATTTTACCATATTTACTGGGAATAAGAGCACTCTGAGTGCAAAGGATAGATAGTTGTACTTCTAGGTCAAAAGAAGGCAAAAAcctattttcttttaataatctCAACAGGATTTTTCCCGTAATTTGACAAAATGATTCTAAAGGTCATCAGGGAGTAAAAACGTGATTAACAGTCAAAGACTTGCACCACTAGATATGATACTATGTTACATAATTAAAATTGGGGCAATGGCGCTTTAGTCAATTATTCTAttttaccctaaagaaataagtaTGTACATAAAATTTTGCTACCAGTGTGTTTTCAACACAGTTATTTATAAGAGAAATCCAACAATAAGAgattagttaaataaattattagaTATCCAATATCCAACAATAAGAGATTAGTTAAATAAATTAAGGTTATtgttactaaccaaaaagttagtggttcagatccacccagaggcacctcagaagaaaggggatTTACTTTCGGAAGatgacagccactgaaaactctatggagcagttctgctctgtacacatgaggtcgccatgagttggaattgacttggtggcaactggcttggttttgttATTTAATATGTGAAATACAGTGCATTGATATAGTAACTATAAAACTATGAGACAGGTATATAAATATTATGTATAAGAAAGATGCTGTTTTCAATTAAGTAGAAAATTTGATTAGAATAGGCAGTGTAAAATCTCAATAATTCATATCAAAGGTTACGGTTTAAAAAAGAGTGGGAACGGAGCCATGTGATAGATAGTTAAGATAGGTAGATAAAAAAAGGCACAAGTATGAAAGGGCTCACTCCCATGAGTTTCTCACAGCAGTTCTCACCATGGCTCAGTGATTGTATCCTGCAGCGGCCAGCAACTGAGCACAAACATGGATTCAGCCCAACAGCTTAGAGATGCTTTGCTTACTACATTTGTAAGTCTGCCCAATTATACATTTGAAGTGTTTAAGATCAGACAGATATATTAAATGTGTACATATAGTTTAAAATTGAAGGAAATTTATCTAAGTTTATACATGGGTTTCAATGTTTAAAATAATCTGCTAAAGAGAGAAGTTaaacattaataaaacaaaacatgtttTTACCATTTACAGATTGCAAATATGAATAAAAGAGATTTACAAATCGAGCTTAAAGACTTAGGAAAAACTAGGTTTTGAAACAGAACTTTAATAAATTGAATATAGATTGAAACAAACAGCTGATAAAAcccatccattgccatcaagtcaattctgactcacagcgaccctacaggacagaatagaactgccccataaggtttgcaaggagtgcctggcggatttgaactaccaaccttttggttatagctatagctcttaaccactatgccaccagggtttctaaatagctgataaaaaaaccaaaaaccaaacccagtgctgtcgagtcgattccgactcatagcgaccctatagcgaccctaggcTCCTTAAATATAAatcttagataaaaaaaaaaaaaaaaaatccccataaAGCCATTAAAAAATCAAGTtatagaataaaacaaacaaaaaataatagttCTCAGTAAATGTTACCTATGTACCAGGTACTGTACTTCAtgtattatctaatttaatcttcataaaagCCCTAGGGAATATTCTTAGCCCAATTTTAAAGAAAAGTAAGTGCAATAAAGTCAGTTGCCCAAGGTCAGATGAGTAGAAaagtggcagagcctggatttgaacccaggaatcTGACCTCAGAGCCCCTGTTCTTCTACATACTACGACATCTACTACAATCACAGGTTAAAAGGTCAACAATATAGTCAGTGAAAAAGGTTGAGGCAATCAACTATGATTTTTTCTTAAAGAGATACATAAATGCATAGGAAAGTCCTCTAGATAAATAGCATTATAGGTAATTTTCTAgtctataattttaaaaaatcaatataaacttagaaaaaaaatttaataaaataatttactcCTCTTgtggaaagaaaaacaacaatgGAGGGTGTTAACTGTTCCCCTGATACCCTATAATTACTATTACTAATAAACTACCATACCAAATTTATAATATGCATATATCACATTTTGCTAGGAAATCTCATGTCTACAAAATTTTTTCAGCAACCAAGACATCTTAATTTTTCCTTATTAACAGTGTTAGAACTTAACCTGTTGGTAAGAACCTTCCCATCTAAAATGGGTAGGTACTAATATGCTTACAAACATGAGGGTGCCTTGTGAGTCATGGGGTTCTATGTCAGAAGCACCCACaaaatttgttaaatat contains the following coding sequences:
- the SGMS2 gene encoding phosphatidylcholine:ceramide cholinephosphotransferase 2 isoform X2 — protein: MDIIETAKLEEHMENQTNDPTSTYTRPAEPVEEENKNGNGKPKSLSNGLRKGTKKYPDYIQIAMPTESRNKFPLEWWKTGIAFVYALFNLVLTTVMITVVHERVPPKELSPPLPDKFFDYIDRVKWAFSVSEINGIILVGLWITQWLFLRYKSIVGRRFFFIMGTLYLYRCVTMYVTTLPVPGMHFQCAPKLNGNSQAKVERILRLISGGGLSITGSHILCGDFLFSGHTVVLTLTYLFIKESFRMLQNEKLF
- the SGMS2 gene encoding phosphatidylcholine:ceramide cholinephosphotransferase 2 isoform X3, with amino-acid sequence MDIIETAKLEEHMENQTNDPTSTYTRPAEPVEEENKNGNGKPKSLSNGLRKGTKKYPDYIQIAMPTESRNKFPLEWWKTGIAFVYALFNLVLTTVMITVVHERVPPKELSPPLPDKFFDYIDRVKWAFSVSEINGIILVGLWITQWLFLRYKSIVGRRFFFIMGTLYLYRCVTMYVTTLPVPGMHFQCAPKLNGNSQAKVERILRLISGGGLSITGSHILCGDFLFSGHTVVLTLTYLFIKE